One genomic window of Salvelinus alpinus chromosome 17, SLU_Salpinus.1, whole genome shotgun sequence includes the following:
- the LOC139543176 gene encoding large ribosomal subunit protein uL16 isoform X1, whose translation MFLPYTFSTRTHPYDAAEVCLTSFPPFDLTICLSISYRYCKNKPYPKSRFCRGVPDPKIRIFDLGRKKARVDEFPLCGHMVSDEYEQLSSEALEAARICANKYMVKTCGKDGFHIRVRLHPFHVIRINKMLSCAGADRLQTGMRGAFGKPLGTVARVRIGQVIMSVRTKASNKEHIIEALRRAKFKFPGRQKIHMSKKYGFTKFNAVDFDQMMAEKRVIPDGCGVKYIPSTGPLARWKKIHAI comes from the exons ATGTTTTTACCATATACTTTCTCCACCCGAACGCACCCATATGACGCAGCGGAAGTCTGTCTAACTTCCTTTCCTCCATTCG ATTTAaccatctgtctctccatcagctACCGCTACTGCAAGAACAAGCCCTACCCCAAATCCCGTTTCTGTCGCGGTGTGCCTG ATCCTAAGATCAGGATCTTTGATCTGGGCAGGAAGAAGGCCAGGGTGGATGAGTTCCCTCTGTGTGGTCACATGGTCTCTGACGAGTACGAGCAGCTGTCCTCTGAAG CTCTGGAGGCAGCCCGTATCTGTGCCAACAAGTACATGGTGAAGACTTGCGGAAAGGATGGCTTCCACATCCGGGTCCGCCTGCACCCCTTCCATGTCATCCGTATCAACAAGATGTTGTCCTGCGCCGGGGCTGACAG GCTCCAGACAGGGATGCGCGGTGCGTTCGGGAAACCCCTGGGCACCGTGGCCCGTGTTAGAATCGGTCAGGTGATCATGTCTGTCCGCACTAAGGCCAGCAACAAGGAGCACATTATCGAGGCTCTCCGCAGAGCCAAGTTCAAGTTCCCCGGACGCCAGAAG ATCCACATGTCTAAGAAGTATGGCTTCACTAAGTTCAACGCCGTGGACTTTGATCAAATGATGGCTGAAAAGCGTGTGATTCCTGATGGCTGTGGGGTGAAGTACATCCCCTCGACGGGCCCTCTGGCTCGCTGGAAGAAGATTCACGCCATCTAG
- the LOC139543176 gene encoding large ribosomal subunit protein uL16 isoform X2, whose protein sequence is MGRRPARCYRYCKNKPYPKSRFCRGVPDPKIRIFDLGRKKARVDEFPLCGHMVSDEYEQLSSEALEAARICANKYMVKTCGKDGFHIRVRLHPFHVIRINKMLSCAGADRLQTGMRGAFGKPLGTVARVRIGQVIMSVRTKASNKEHIIEALRRAKFKFPGRQKIHMSKKYGFTKFNAVDFDQMMAEKRVIPDGCGVKYIPSTGPLARWKKIHAI, encoded by the exons ATGGGTCGCCGGCCAGCCCGATG ctACCGCTACTGCAAGAACAAGCCCTACCCCAAATCCCGTTTCTGTCGCGGTGTGCCTG ATCCTAAGATCAGGATCTTTGATCTGGGCAGGAAGAAGGCCAGGGTGGATGAGTTCCCTCTGTGTGGTCACATGGTCTCTGACGAGTACGAGCAGCTGTCCTCTGAAG CTCTGGAGGCAGCCCGTATCTGTGCCAACAAGTACATGGTGAAGACTTGCGGAAAGGATGGCTTCCACATCCGGGTCCGCCTGCACCCCTTCCATGTCATCCGTATCAACAAGATGTTGTCCTGCGCCGGGGCTGACAG GCTCCAGACAGGGATGCGCGGTGCGTTCGGGAAACCCCTGGGCACCGTGGCCCGTGTTAGAATCGGTCAGGTGATCATGTCTGTCCGCACTAAGGCCAGCAACAAGGAGCACATTATCGAGGCTCTCCGCAGAGCCAAGTTCAAGTTCCCCGGACGCCAGAAG ATCCACATGTCTAAGAAGTATGGCTTCACTAAGTTCAACGCCGTGGACTTTGATCAAATGATGGCTGAAAAGCGTGTGATTCCTGATGGCTGTGGGGTGAAGTACATCCCCTCGACGGGCCCTCTGGCTCGCTGGAAGAAGATTCACGCCATCTAG